aacgggcgattttttaaaatggaatatctacataggcctatagaggcccattatcagcaacactCACTCCTGTTTTCCAACGGCACGTTGTGTTTGCTAATCCATGTTTATCATTGTAAAAGGCTAATttgtcattagaaaacacttttgcaagtatgttagcacagctgaaaactgttgttctgattaaagaagcaataaaactggcctttagactagttgagtatctggagcatcagcatttgggaatcgattacagactcaaaatggccagaaacataactttcttctgaaactcatcaatgaaggctattccatgcgagaaattgccaagaaactgaagatctcatacaacgctgtgtactactcccttcacagaacagagcaaactggctctaaccagaatagaaagagtgagcggccccggtgcacaactgagcaagaggacaagtacattagtgtctagtttgcgaaacagatgcctcacaagtcctcaactggcagcttcattaaatagtacccgcaaaacaccagtcttaacgtcagcagtgaagaggcgactccgggatgctggccttctaggcagagttgcaaagaaaaagccaatgTTATGGCATGGTGGAACGTCTGTCAGTTTCTATGGAGCAGATGGACCTCAAGATTTAATAAGGACAAAACTGTGTTAAGACAGTGACAGCAAAGGGTACACTAATAAAGACAAAGTGATGGTAAATCACAGATGGGTCCGGCTATTAGTGGCACTGGCATTATAATTTCTTCCGACTTCAACGTGGCCCCTTCTTGGAAATCTGGGGATTGGCTGGGGGAGTTTACACAGACAGTATTATGTTCACGTTGTCTCCAGAGTGCTTTATGTCCTCTAGTATTGAAATCTAACATTTACTATAATGGCTCGTATCCATCATTGCACTCTGTCTTGTGTGAACCTGTACCTGTTGCTAgtcgagagcaagagagagagagctaacatGCTGAGCCCACCCTTGCACGCCAAGGGCCATATCGTGGTAAGGAGTGGGGGAGGGGTTCAAGTGTCCACACGTAAGCTGACCTACTGACAGGACTCCCATTGTCTTGGTTTTACatacactgcccccccccccccccccccccaaacgtcTTTCCCCTGCACTTTCATACAATTTCCATATCATTTCATCTTGCATTGAGAATAGTAGCCACACAGTCCCTGCACTCCCAACTGTATGTTATTAAAAGCTTTTAAATGCAGCAACTCTTGGCAGCCTTGTTGCCAAGGAAACAAATTAAACCCGCTCTCTCATTCTACTCCCTCCCTTGGGGCTCACATTTCAAATCTGTTTTCCCTGTAATCTCTGGCCTAACTCGTTGCGTTTCAGCTAAAAGCTTTTTGTTGTGGCATTGGAGCCAGAGAGGACATGAGAGACAGGGAATGGTTAAGAGAGCTgggggaggaagaaagagggtCCTCCTAGTTGCCAGGGCAACTTGACATCACAGTGACGATTTCCTCCATTTAAAAGCTTTTAACCAGATCCCTCTCCTGCCCTAGGCCCCATTTTGAGTCCTCTTTCAGCTAAACTCGGGGGAAAAGCACAGGCAAAGGAGAGCGGTGAGTGGCTGTTTGCAACCACATTCCACTGACGACTGCTAGAAACACCTTAGAGCAGAAAAGGGCTTTCAAACTAAACCGTTTTGGAGGCCTATTTTTGTTTACCAAACCAAACCAGGAATAGAGTACTTTCGAGTGGGCTTTCAAAATGGCCACCGAGGACAGTTTCAATTACCTCTTCATGGGCCACAGCGAGAAACACAGAAGGGCCCGAAACTGGACCGATGCGGAGATGAAGGGGCTCCTGTACGTCTGGGAACAGAACGTCGCTGAGCTGAAGAAATGCAAGAGGAATGCCAAGATCTATGAGAAAATGGCCCAGAGGTTCTTCGAGCTCACGGGAGAACAGCGCCACCGGGAGGAGATCAAGATGAAAATAACCAACATGTCTTTCCAGTACAGGCAAGTGTAAGAAATACACAATTTATTTGTTTGGATGGAAAGAGGTGGCAACATAAATCCATTAAAATATAATATTGTATGAACTTACTTAAATATCCACAGAGAGAGTAGACAAACGTGGGCTATTTCTTGAGAATTTAACCCCACGGGTGTCAGAGCAGCCTGCATACCTAGAACTCAATACAGGCAGCTATGATACCTATAAACCCAGATGTCTGATGCCCACTACTGGACCCAAACCAATATAGACCATCCTTAACTTCTGTCCTTCTTTGACAGGAAAATGAAGTGCACGACCAATGGGAGTGGAGGTACCCCGGACTGGCCGTACTACAAAGCCATAGAGAAGATCCTCACCAAGACTGCCGATAATGGGACTATGAACCCATTTGAGCTCCAGTCTTCGGGCCCCTCCACCTCCACGGAGGCCTCGATGTCCCATGCGGAGGGCCTCCCCATGGGCGTCCTTCCGGAGTACACAGGCTCCTCTGATGAGATGGAAATGAGGGAGGACCTGGGTGGATCGGAGAGCTCTGGCAGTCTGCATTCCGGGCTTCCCTGTCCTGAGTAAGGCCAtgtttacagagagagagagagagagagagagagagagagagagagagagagagagagagagagagagagagagagagagagagagtggtatcaAGCTGAGGTATTGAGCTAAACTGCCCACCCTTGCCAAGAGGGGTACTACATTATCATTGTTAGGGTGTGATAAAGAGTCTCCACAAAG
Above is a genomic segment from Salvelinus fontinalis isolate EN_2023a chromosome 36, ASM2944872v1, whole genome shotgun sequence containing:
- the LOC129835790 gene encoding myb/SANT-like DNA-binding domain-containing protein 1 encodes the protein MATEDSFNYLFMGHSEKHRRARNWTDAEMKGLLYVWEQNVAELKKCKRNAKIYEKMAQRFFELTGEQRHREEIKMKITNMSFQYRKMKCTTNGSGGTPDWPYYKAIEKILTKTADNGTMNPFELQSSGPSTSTEASMSHAEGLPMGVLPEYTGSSDEMEMREDLGGSESSGSLHSGLPCPDSHPAPAKRKKVHQHLSLKRWKLKVMEAMLQEQRKVSRAVEETCREVSRVMHQQNFLQVQSLQLQERMMNLLEKMIQPPAAPTPAWGAAAQPGVKEPGQG